The following coding sequences are from one Neurospora crassa OR74A linkage group I, whole genome shotgun sequence window:
- a CDS encoding nuclear mRNA splicing factor-associated protein, with protein sequence MEQQEGQQAEYWTFPTDPGEFDKDERISFSKLDNKYIAVQDDGTEYEFDEGLKRWLPIIDEALIEEHQRAYITSLGDDDTETGQLGKGQGKKRKNDDREDSASSNHNMNARPSKNRKREKAPREPKQNTAVYVTGLPLDATADEVAELFSRKCGVIAEEIDSGRPRIKMYTDANGNFKGDALIVFFKPQSVEMAIMLLDDTDFRFEPAPDGSRMRVQAADMSYKKTKYDAAAGAENGGGDKAGNGGAEGEGSSSSTPYNNITNPNPVSSDGGGNGHNQRSQQDKAKIIKKTQKLSAKLADWDDDEPSPSARLLGPAIKEAKGGKWDKVVILRHMFTLEELNEDPAALLEIKDDIREECAKLGPVTNVVLFDEEEEGIVSVKFATVEAAEACVHLMHGRAFDGRIVEAFFATGKERFRKSKNKDAGEEDGGDD encoded by the exons ATggaacaacaagaaggacAACAAGCCGAGTACTGGACATTTCCGACCGACCCCGGAGAGTTTGACAAAGACGAGCGCATCTCCTTCTCTAAGCTCGACAACAAATACATCGCGGTCCAAGACGATGGCACCGAATACGAGTTCGACGAGGGTCTCAAGCGCTGGCTTCCCATCATCGACGAAGCCTTAATCGAAGAACACCAGAGGGCATACATAACATCACTCGGAGACGACGATACAGAGACAGGCCAATTGGGCAAAGGACAaggcaagaagagaaagaacgACGACCGAGAG GACTCCGCTAGCAGTAACCACAACATGAACGCCCGTCCATCGAAGAACCGGAAGCGTGAGAAAGCGCCACGGGAGCCCAAGCAGAACACAGCCGTCTACGTGACTGGTCTTCCGCTCGATGCGACGGCTGACGAGGTCGCCGAGCTCTTCTCGCGTAAATGCGGCGTCATTGCCGAGGAGATCGACAGCGGCCGCCCGCGCATCAAGATGTACACGGACGCCAACGGAAACTTCAAAGGGGACGCCTTGATCGTCTTCTTCAAGCCGCAGTCGGTCGAGATGGCCATTATGCTCCTGGATGACACCGACTTCCGCTTTGAGCCTGCTCCGGATGGCAGCAGAATGCGCGTCCAGGCGGCGGATATGAGCTACAAAAAGACCAAATACGACGCAGCAGCAGGCGCGGAGAACGGCGGTGGTGACAAGGCAGGCAATGGTGGCGCAGAGGGAGAAGGCTCGTCCTCTTCGACCCcctacaacaacatcaccaaccccaaccccgttTCCAGCGACGGTGGCGGTAACGGTCATAACCAACGCAGCCAACAAGACAAAGCCAAAATCATCAAAAAGACCCAAAAGCTCTCCGCCAAGCTCGCCGActgggacgacgacgagcccTCCCCTTCTGCCCGCCTTCTGGGGCCCGCGATCAAGGAAGCAAAGGGAGGCAAGTGGGACAAGGTCGTGATCCTGCGACACATGTTCACGCTGGAGGAGCTCAACGAGGACCCGGCTGCTCTGCTGGAGATCAAGGACGACATCCGGGAGGAATGTGCCAAGCTGGGGCCCGTGACTAACGTGGTGCTgtttgatgaggaagaggaagggattGTGAGCGTCAAGTTCGCGACAGTGGAGGCGGCAGAGGCGTGCGTGCATTTGATGCATGGACGGGCATTTGATGGAAGGATTGTTGAGGCTTTCTTTGCTACTGGCAAGGAGCGGTTCAGGAAGAGCAAGAATAAGGATGCGGGTGAGGAggacggtggtgatgattga
- the arg-1 gene encoding argininosuccinate synthase, variant has protein sequence MSESKGRVCLAYSGGLDTSTILCWLIEQGYTVVCFLANVGQEENWDEVRAKAKKLGAEEMVILDLQQEFVDQIVFRAIQCNAIYEDRYLLGTSLARPIIARAQVRVAEQYNCEFVSHGCTGKGNDQVRFELAFKACNPEIKVIAPWRLPEFCARFQGRQDLLKYAADKNIPVSSTPKAPWSMDDNLVHCSYEAGILEDPNHTPPKELWTRTVDPQDAPNTPQEFTIVFEKGIPVKVIVDGKETTGSVELFKLLNKIGHDHGVGRVDIVENRFIGLKSRGCYDTPGLTIARLAHLDLEGLVMDSRVRELRDQFVTISWSRQLYNGMYFSPEREL, from the exons ATGTCTGAGTCCAAGGGCCGCGTCTGTCT CGCCTATTCCGGAG GTCTTGATACTTCC ACCATCCTCTGCTGGTTGATTGAGCAG GGCTACACCGTCGTCTGCTTCCTCGCCAATGTCGGCCAGGAGGAGAACTGGGATGAGGTCcgcgccaaggccaagaagctcgGTGCTGAGGAGATGGTGATCCTCGACCTCCAGCAGGAGTTCGTTGACCAGATCGTCTTCCGTGCCATCCAGTGCAATGCCATCTATGAGGACCGCTACCTCCTCGGCACCTCCCTCGCCCGCCCCATCATTGCCCGTGCCCAGGTCCGCGTTGCCGAGCAATACAACTGCGAGTTCGTCTCCCACGGCTGCACTGGCAAGGGCAACGACCAGGTCCGCTTCGAGCTTGCCTTCAA GGCCTGCAACCCCGAGATCAAGGTCATTGCTCCCTGGAGACTTCCCGAGTTCTGTGCTCGCTTCCAGGGTCGTCAGGATCTCCTGAAGTACGCCGCCGACAAGAACATCCCCGTCTCCTCGACCCCCAAGGCCCCTTGGTCCATGGATGACAACCTTGTCCACTGCAGCTACGAGGCTGGCATTCTTGAGGACCCCAACCACACTCCCCCCAAGGAGCTCTGGACCCGCACTGTTGACCCCCAGGACGCCCCCAACACTCCCCAGGAGTTCACCATCGTCTTTGAGAAGGGTATCCCCGTCAAGGTCATTGTCGATGGCAAGGAGACCACTGGCTCTGTTGAGCTCTTCAAGCTCCTCAACAAGATTGGTCACGACCACGGTGTTGGCCGTGTCGATATCGTTGAGAACCGCTTCATCGGTCTCAAGTCCCGTGGCTGCTACGATACTCCCGGCCTCACCATTGCTCGCCTTGCCCATCTTGATCTTG AGGGTCTTGTTATGGACTCTAGGGTCCGTGAGCTCCGTGATCAGTTCGTCACCATCTCCTGGTCTCGTCAGCTGTACAACGGCATGTACTTCAGCCCTGAGCGCGAGTTGTAA
- a CDS encoding mannan polymerase complexes MNN9 subunit, producing the protein MARPLGPVRLKRTSPGTIAVGIVLVIVILYLLVSPSAPDFSAARKATAALHPLSPPTSPFRKSSAVGGKAGPPPVTRYNLNNVTITNDPVGNRENVLVLTPMARFYQEYWDNLLKLSYPHELITLGFILPKTKEGNAATIELQKQIAKIQKHGLEKERFKSIIILRQDFDPPIPSQDESERHKMANQKARRAAMAKARNSLLFTTLGPDTSWVLWLDADIIETPPTLIQDLASHSKPLTVPNCFQRFYNAEKKAMDERPYDFNNWQDSPTAQELASKMGKDDILLEGYADMATYRALMAYMYEAGADIHTEVPLDGVGGTALLVKAEVHRDGAMFPAFPFYHLIETEGFAKMAKRLGWQATGLPNYKVYHYNE; encoded by the exons ATGGCGCGTCCATTGGGGCCGGTTCGTCTTAAGAGGACGAGCCCGGGAACGATCGCTGTTGGCATCGTCCTCGTAATCGTCATCCTCTACCTTCTAGTATCCCCCTCAGCTCCCGACTTCTCTGCCGCTCGCAAGGCCACAGCCGCGTTGcatcctctctctccgcCGACATCACCATTCCGCAAGTCAAGCGCTGTCGGCGGCAAAGCAGGTCCTCCACCAGTAACACGCTACAACCTCAACAATGTCACCATTACAAACGACCCCGTTGGCAACCGCGAGAACGTCCTTGTCCTTACGCCCATGGCCCGCTTCTACCAGGAGTACTGGGATAACCTGTTGAAGCTCTCGTATCCCCACGAGCTAATCACACTGGGCTTTATTCTAcccaagaccaaggaggGTAACGCGGCCACCATTGAGCTCCAGAAGCAGATCGCAAAGATCCAGAAGCATGgactcgagaaggagaggtttaagagcatcatcatcctaCGACAAGACTTTGACCCGCCCATCCCGTCCCAGGATGAGAGCGAGCGCCACAAGATGGCAAATCAGAAGGCACGCCGGGCTGCCATGGCCAAAGCCCGCAACTCGCTCCTCTTTACGACTCTCGGGCCCGACACATCGTGGGTGTTGTGGTTGGACGCCGACATCATCGAGACACCTCCTACTCTCATACAGGATCTTGCCAGCCATAGCAAGCCGCTCACGGTGCCCAACTGCTTCCAGCGGTTTTACAACGCGGAAAAGAAGGCCATGGACGAGCGGCCCTATGACTTCAACAACTGGCAGGACAGCCCGACCGCGCAAGAGCTGGCTTCTAAGATGGGCAAGGACGACATTCTCCTCGAAGGTTACGCCGACATGGCAACCTACCGGGCCCTGATGGCTTACATGTATGAGGCGGGTGCGGATATACACACCGAAGTGCCTTTGGATGGTGTAGGAGGTACGGCGTTGCTGGTGAAGGCCGAGGTGCACCGTGACGGAGCCATGTTCCCCGCGTTCCCCTTTTACCACTTGATCGAGACGGAGGGCTTTGCCAAAATGGCCAAAAGACTGGGCTGGCAAGCAACTGGTTTGCCCAATTACAAG GTTTATCACTACAACGAGTGA
- the pex4 gene encoding ubiquitin conjugating enzyme — translation MSNRSAAKRLIKELTTWSNIESKEEKGVERLGPINDDELLIWEAVINGKGVGGGYDEGRWLLHITLPPTYPLHPPTIKFITPIVHANVALTTGEICLDLLKEAWTPAYSVLECVRAIRLLLSCPGIDSPLNVDVAALIRQGDHVAARGLVELWVEEERYEGS, via the exons ATGTCTAACCGCAGCGCAGCCAAGCGCCTAATCAAAGAGCTCACGACCTGGAGCAACATCGAGTccaaagaagagaagggcgTCGAGCGGTTAGGTCCCATCAACGACGATGAGTTGTTGATTTGGGAGGCCGTGATTAACGGGAAGGGGGTAGGTGGTGGTTATGATG AAGGCCGCTGGCTCCTCCACATAACCCTCCCACCGACCTACCCCCTCCACCCACCAACCATCAAATTCATCACCCCCATCGTGCACGCCAACGTAGCCCTTACCACGGGGGAGATCTGTCTGGACTTGCTCAAAGAAGCATGGACGCCCGCTTACAGCGTTTTGGAGTGCGTGAGAGCCATCAGGCTGTTGTTGAGCTGTCCAGGCATTGACAGTCCGCTTAATGTGGATGTCGCGGCGCTTATAAGGCAAGGGGATCATGTGGCGGCGAGAGGGCTGGTGGAGTTGTGGGTTGAGGAAGAGAGGTATGAGGGGTCTTGA
- the arg-1 gene encoding argininosuccinate synthase — protein sequence MSESKGRVCLAYSGGLDTSTILCWLIEQGYTVVCFLANVGQEENWDEVRAKAKKLGAEEMVILDLQQEFVDQIVFRAIQCNAIYEDRYLLGTSLARPIIARAQVRVAEQYNCEFVSHGCTGKGNDQVRFELAFKACNPEIKVIAPWRLPEFCARFQGRQDLLKYAADKNIPVSSTPKAPWSMDDNLVHCSYEAGILEDPNHTPPKELWTRTVDPQDAPNTPQEFTIVFEKGIPVKVIVDGKETTGSVELFKLLNKIGHDHGVGRVDIVENRFIGLKSRGCYDTPGLTIARLAHLDLEGLVMDSRVRELRDQFVTISWSRQLYNGMYFSPEREFVENSIIFSQQNVTGEVRMMAYKGNAYVLGRKSDASNLYSEADASMDSLEGFSPMDTTGFIEINAIRLKKYGLQKIKDGKPLTQS from the exons ATGTCTGAGTCCAAGGGCCGCGTCTGTCT CGCCTATTCCGGAG GTCTTGATACTTCC ACCATCCTCTGCTGGTTGATTGAGCAG GGCTACACCGTCGTCTGCTTCCTCGCCAATGTCGGCCAGGAGGAGAACTGGGATGAGGTCcgcgccaaggccaagaagctcgGTGCTGAGGAGATGGTGATCCTCGACCTCCAGCAGGAGTTCGTTGACCAGATCGTCTTCCGTGCCATCCAGTGCAATGCCATCTATGAGGACCGCTACCTCCTCGGCACCTCCCTCGCCCGCCCCATCATTGCCCGTGCCCAGGTCCGCGTTGCCGAGCAATACAACTGCGAGTTCGTCTCCCACGGCTGCACTGGCAAGGGCAACGACCAGGTCCGCTTCGAGCTTGCCTTCAA GGCCTGCAACCCCGAGATCAAGGTCATTGCTCCCTGGAGACTTCCCGAGTTCTGTGCTCGCTTCCAGGGTCGTCAGGATCTCCTGAAGTACGCCGCCGACAAGAACATCCCCGTCTCCTCGACCCCCAAGGCCCCTTGGTCCATGGATGACAACCTTGTCCACTGCAGCTACGAGGCTGGCATTCTTGAGGACCCCAACCACACTCCCCCCAAGGAGCTCTGGACCCGCACTGTTGACCCCCAGGACGCCCCCAACACTCCCCAGGAGTTCACCATCGTCTTTGAGAAGGGTATCCCCGTCAAGGTCATTGTCGATGGCAAGGAGACCACTGGCTCTGTTGAGCTCTTCAAGCTCCTCAACAAGATTGGTCACGACCACGGTGTTGGCCGTGTCGATATCGTTGAGAACCGCTTCATCGGTCTCAAGTCCCGTGGCTGCTACGATACTCCCGGCCTCACCATTGCTCGCCTTGCCCATCTTGATCTTG AGGGTCTTGTTATGGACTCTAGGGTCCGTGAGCTCCGTGATCAGTTCGTCACCATCTCCTGGTCTCGTCAGCTGTACAACGGCATGTACTTCAGCCCTGAGCGCGAGTT CGTCGAGaactccatcatcttctcccaGCAGAATGTTACTGGTGAGGTCCGCATGATGGCCTACAAGGGTAACGCCTACGTCCTCGGCCGCAAGTCCGATGCCAGCAACCTCTACTCCGAGGCCGATGCCTCCATGGACTCCCTCGAGGGCTTCTCCCCCATGGACACCACCGGTTTCATTGAGATTAACGCCATCCGTCTCAAGAAGTACGGTCTTCAGAAGATTAAGGACGGCAAGCCCCTCACCCAGTCTTGA